From a region of the Pelagicoccus enzymogenes genome:
- a CDS encoding efflux RND transporter periplasmic adaptor subunit, with translation MKTNLTIATLIVVILTLWMLFGSIGAKTDAQKDAAAAQAEKAEEKPLPSVRVRESRAEEFAAKLTLRGKTLPSRESVLKAEVGGQILQIVAPRGGQVKAGDPLIKIDPKNLPEQLEAAEAVLAQRQMEFEAAQKLRSSGYQSETRFAEAAAAFANAKSTLAATRIALENTTLTAPYDGVFNDRLVETGEYVAVGDPLAHFLALDPMIVTAEATEREIQQIDSDSPAVAKIGDKTLEGRIRYLSKAANSAVRTYTVEFEFDNPNLSFEAGMTADIVATTATQMAHKVTPAILFLSADTNGELGLKTIDEQNVVSFHKTQIVGTDNDGVWVSGLPEQVTLITVGQGFVVPGATVAPVEESSIQ, from the coding sequence ATGAAAACCAACCTCACGATCGCGACCCTCATCGTCGTCATACTTACCCTCTGGATGCTGTTCGGATCCATCGGAGCGAAAACCGATGCCCAAAAGGACGCCGCTGCCGCCCAAGCGGAGAAAGCAGAGGAGAAGCCGCTTCCCAGCGTACGGGTGCGGGAGTCGCGAGCCGAGGAGTTCGCAGCCAAGCTTACCCTGCGCGGCAAAACCCTTCCCTCCCGCGAAAGCGTGCTCAAAGCGGAGGTCGGCGGACAAATCCTGCAAATCGTCGCTCCACGCGGAGGACAGGTCAAAGCCGGCGATCCCCTCATCAAGATCGACCCGAAAAACCTTCCCGAGCAGCTCGAAGCCGCCGAGGCCGTGCTGGCCCAAAGGCAGATGGAATTCGAAGCCGCCCAAAAGCTCCGCTCCAGCGGCTACCAATCCGAAACCCGCTTCGCCGAAGCCGCCGCCGCCTTCGCCAACGCCAAGAGCACCCTCGCCGCCACCCGAATCGCCTTGGAAAACACCACCCTCACCGCCCCCTACGATGGCGTCTTCAACGATCGACTCGTGGAAACAGGCGAATACGTCGCCGTCGGCGATCCCCTCGCCCACTTCCTCGCCCTCGATCCCATGATCGTGACTGCCGAAGCCACCGAACGCGAGATCCAACAGATCGACTCCGATTCCCCCGCCGTCGCCAAGATCGGCGACAAGACGCTCGAGGGTCGTATCCGCTACCTTTCAAAAGCTGCCAACTCCGCCGTGCGCACCTACACCGTGGAGTTCGAGTTCGACAACCCCAACCTCTCCTTCGAAGCCGGAATGACCGCCGACATCGTCGCCACCACCGCAACCCAGATGGCACACAAGGTAACTCCTGCCATCCTCTTCCTCAGCGCCGACACCAACGGCGAGCTCGGCCTGAAGACCATCGACGAGCAAAACGTGGTCAGCTTCCACAAAACCCAAATCGTCGGCACCGACAACGATGGCGTCTGGGTCAGCGGCCTTCCGGAACAAGTCACCCTCATCACCGTAGGCCAAGGCTTCGTCGTTCCCGGGGCCACCGTCGCCCCCGTCGAAGAAAGCAGCATCCAATGA
- the rsmI gene encoding 16S rRNA (cytidine(1402)-2'-O)-methyltransferase encodes MSSDNPSLTPEPGHLYVVATPIGNLADISERALALLSKVDCIACEDTRTTGAMLTRLDIRRPLFAYHDHNEKRAADSIVAKLQAGESVALVSDAGTPAISDPGFRAARECQRLGLPVIPVPGACALTSLLSVSGLPTDAFFFAGFLPPKSAARRRFFEEYRDFKHTIALYESTHRIEKMTAELEDVLGPQRVVCIGRELTKKFETIRSGPISQIREQMATASKKGEFVVLIAPDGYEL; translated from the coding sequence ATGTCCTCCGACAATCCCTCCCTCACTCCCGAACCCGGCCACCTATACGTGGTCGCCACTCCCATCGGAAACCTCGCCGACATCTCTGAACGCGCCCTCGCCCTGCTCTCCAAGGTCGACTGCATCGCTTGCGAGGACACCCGCACCACGGGGGCAATGCTCACGCGACTCGACATACGCCGCCCTCTTTTCGCCTACCACGACCACAACGAAAAACGGGCCGCCGACTCCATCGTAGCCAAACTGCAAGCTGGCGAATCCGTCGCCCTCGTGTCCGACGCCGGAACTCCCGCCATCTCCGATCCCGGCTTTCGAGCGGCTCGCGAATGCCAACGGCTCGGTCTCCCCGTCATCCCCGTGCCCGGAGCCTGCGCCCTAACGTCCCTCCTTAGCGTCAGCGGACTCCCCACCGATGCCTTCTTCTTCGCCGGATTCTTACCACCCAAGTCAGCCGCCCGCCGTCGCTTCTTCGAAGAGTATCGAGATTTCAAGCACACCATCGCGCTCTACGAATCTACCCACCGCATCGAGAAGATGACCGCCGAACTTGAAGACGTGCTCGGTCCCCAGCGCGTAGTCTGCATCGGCCGCGAGCTCACCAAGAAATTCGAAACCATCCGCAGCGGCCCCATTTCCCAAATCCGCGAACAAATGGCCACCGCCAGCAAGAAAGGCGAATTCGTCGTCCTCATCGCTCCCGACGGATACGAATTGTAA
- a CDS encoding efflux RND transporter permease subunit, translating to MIELILSRKRTVNLTLFFILAAGLFAYIKIPKESDPDITIPTIYVSMYMEGISPEDAERLLVRPMEQELSSVEGVKEMTATASQNSASVTLEFDAGFDPDTALADVREKVDLANAELPQAAEEPTVHEINFSQFPVIVITLSGDVPERALTKIAKDLGDEIESIGQVLEARVIGDREEVVEVIIDPTVLRSYSLSQGEIITFISRNNKIVAAGNMDKGEGRFAVKVPGLFKTAQEVMDIPVKRDGDKVIRLADVATVRRTFKDRAAYARLNGEPSIGIEVSKRAGENVLDTIAAVKELVESTRPLWPDNLTVTYSQDKSIGIRDMLLDLQNNVISAILLVMIVVIIALGVRSALLVGIAIPGSFLAGVLFLYAIGFTVNIVVLFSLIMAVGMLVDGAIVVTEFADRKMAEGLPKGRAYAEASKRMALPIIASTLTTLAAFAPLLFWPGITGEFMKYLPITLIATLSASLAMALIFVPALGAIFGKANNSDNDALDALDGAKKADLTQLKGFTGAYARFLNSVIRHPILQLFALVGLFIGVLVVYGFFGKGIEFFPEVEPEFASMNIRARGNLSVDEANLLVKQVEDRIQDVDGLKYLYSRADPELRAQNVPEDTIGIIQFEFTHWESRPKAKEIFDTIRQRTADLAGIHIEFAKPDAGPPVGKPVQIQLSSPFPEELKAATQIVVDKFEATEGLIDVTDTRGVEGFEWEVTVDRTEAARYGADITLIGNEIQMLTNGVEIGEYRPLDADDEVEIRARYPFDERNLDQLSQLKVVTDSGLAPVSNFITQKASPRVQKIDRVEQRRVYTVAAEVEDGVQPAQMVQELKDWLPNSGIDFSHVKIDYRGEDEEQQEAMLFLEKAFVIAVFAIAIILITQFNSIYQSGLILTAVLFSTFGVFIGLLITEQPFGIVMNGIGVIALAGIVVNNNIVLIDTFNHHRKSINDPIQAALLTSAQRLRPVLLTTVTTILGLVPMVFAINLDFVSRHVSVGAPSTQWWTQLASSIAYGLAFATVLTLVLTPTMLAIRAPVKFYAFKITYKAAASPAVFIIWLCNKISQKSWITGTIRILPRVWRDTCQRTILVAYDFLWDKEDFEYLQEHRLGNFPLTILRRILNVTLFLSGVGAGYFLYSMLRLRSIRAAMLTTDNFQHRVINRLPLQWISNSLAWIEIKFWEDRTQSEFLRISEEHTATEANKETSKKRTLKIFRLLRN from the coding sequence GTGATCGAACTCATTCTCAGTCGCAAGCGCACGGTCAACCTGACGCTTTTCTTCATCTTGGCGGCCGGCCTCTTCGCTTACATAAAGATCCCCAAGGAGTCCGACCCGGACATCACCATTCCCACCATCTACGTCTCCATGTACATGGAAGGCATTTCGCCGGAAGACGCAGAGCGACTCCTCGTCCGCCCCATGGAGCAAGAGCTCTCCAGCGTAGAAGGCGTGAAGGAGATGACCGCTACCGCCTCCCAGAACTCGGCCTCCGTCACCCTTGAGTTCGACGCTGGATTCGATCCCGACACCGCTCTCGCCGACGTGCGGGAAAAGGTCGACCTCGCCAACGCCGAGCTCCCTCAGGCCGCCGAGGAACCGACCGTGCACGAGATCAATTTCTCCCAGTTTCCCGTCATCGTCATCACCCTATCCGGAGACGTGCCGGAGCGCGCCCTGACGAAAATCGCCAAAGACCTCGGCGACGAAATCGAAAGCATCGGCCAAGTGCTGGAAGCTCGCGTTATCGGCGACCGGGAAGAGGTGGTCGAAGTCATCATCGACCCCACCGTGCTGCGCTCCTACAGCCTCTCCCAAGGCGAGATCATCACCTTCATTTCCCGCAACAACAAGATCGTCGCCGCCGGCAACATGGACAAAGGCGAGGGCCGATTCGCAGTCAAAGTCCCCGGGCTTTTCAAAACCGCCCAAGAGGTAATGGACATTCCCGTCAAGAGAGACGGGGACAAGGTCATCAGACTCGCCGACGTGGCCACCGTTCGCCGCACCTTCAAGGACCGCGCCGCCTACGCCCGCCTCAACGGCGAACCCTCCATCGGCATCGAAGTCTCCAAACGCGCCGGCGAAAACGTCCTCGACACCATTGCTGCAGTGAAAGAGCTGGTAGAAAGCACCCGCCCCCTCTGGCCCGACAACCTCACCGTCACCTACTCCCAAGACAAGTCCATCGGCATCCGCGACATGCTGCTCGACCTGCAAAACAACGTCATCAGCGCCATCTTGCTGGTGATGATCGTCGTCATCATTGCCCTCGGCGTGCGCTCCGCCCTCCTCGTCGGAATCGCCATCCCAGGATCCTTCCTTGCTGGCGTGCTCTTCCTCTATGCCATCGGCTTCACCGTAAACATCGTCGTCCTCTTCTCCCTTATCATGGCCGTGGGCATGCTGGTGGACGGCGCCATCGTGGTCACCGAGTTCGCCGACCGCAAGATGGCCGAAGGCCTGCCCAAAGGCAGGGCTTACGCGGAGGCCTCCAAGCGAATGGCCCTGCCCATCATCGCTTCCACCCTGACGACTCTCGCCGCCTTCGCCCCGCTGCTCTTCTGGCCCGGCATCACCGGCGAGTTCATGAAATACTTGCCCATAACCCTTATCGCCACCCTCAGCGCCTCGCTTGCCATGGCCCTCATATTCGTGCCCGCCCTCGGGGCCATCTTCGGCAAGGCCAACAATTCCGACAACGACGCCCTCGACGCCCTCGACGGGGCAAAGAAGGCAGATTTGACCCAACTCAAAGGCTTCACCGGCGCCTACGCCCGCTTTCTCAATAGCGTCATCCGCCACCCCATCCTGCAGCTCTTCGCCTTGGTGGGCCTCTTCATTGGAGTCCTCGTCGTCTACGGCTTCTTCGGCAAGGGCATCGAGTTCTTTCCCGAGGTCGAACCGGAGTTCGCCAGCATGAATATCCGCGCCCGCGGCAACCTCTCCGTCGACGAAGCCAACCTGCTGGTCAAGCAAGTCGAAGACCGTATCCAAGATGTGGATGGCCTCAAATACCTCTACTCCCGAGCCGATCCTGAACTGAGGGCTCAAAACGTGCCAGAGGACACCATCGGTATCATTCAATTCGAATTCACCCACTGGGAAAGCCGCCCCAAGGCGAAAGAAATCTTTGACACGATTCGCCAACGTACCGCGGACCTTGCTGGTATTCATATCGAATTCGCCAAGCCCGACGCCGGCCCACCCGTCGGCAAACCGGTGCAAATTCAGCTCAGCTCTCCTTTCCCAGAGGAACTGAAAGCCGCCACCCAAATCGTAGTCGACAAGTTCGAAGCCACCGAGGGGCTGATCGACGTCACCGACACCCGCGGCGTGGAAGGCTTCGAATGGGAAGTGACCGTCGACCGCACCGAAGCAGCCCGCTACGGAGCCGACATCACCCTCATCGGCAACGAAATCCAAATGCTCACCAACGGCGTCGAAATTGGGGAGTACCGTCCGCTCGACGCCGACGATGAAGTCGAAATCCGAGCCCGCTACCCTTTCGACGAACGTAACCTCGATCAACTCAGCCAACTCAAAGTTGTCACCGATTCCGGGCTCGCTCCCGTATCCAATTTCATCACACAAAAAGCTTCGCCCCGCGTGCAAAAGATCGATCGCGTCGAGCAGCGTCGCGTCTACACCGTTGCAGCAGAAGTCGAGGACGGCGTCCAGCCCGCCCAAATGGTGCAAGAGTTGAAAGACTGGCTACCCAACTCCGGTATCGATTTTTCCCATGTTAAGATCGACTACCGTGGAGAAGACGAAGAACAGCAAGAAGCCATGCTTTTCCTCGAGAAAGCCTTCGTCATCGCGGTCTTCGCCATCGCCATCATCCTCATCACCCAATTCAACAGCATCTATCAAAGCGGACTCATCCTCACTGCTGTGCTCTTCTCCACCTTCGGCGTTTTTATCGGACTGCTCATCACCGAACAGCCCTTCGGGATCGTCATGAATGGCATCGGCGTCATCGCCCTCGCCGGCATCGTGGTCAACAACAACATCGTCCTCATCGACACCTTTAATCATCACCGCAAATCTATAAACGATCCGATTCAAGCAGCATTATTGACCTCTGCCCAAAGATTACGACCGGTCCTTCTTACTACAGTCACTACGATTTTGGGCCTCGTCCCCATGGTTTTCGCCATCAACTTGGACTTCGTCAGTAGACACGTTTCCGTTGGAGCGCCATCGACCCAATGGTGGACTCAACTCGCTAGCTCCATTGCTTACGGGCTTGCGTTTGCTACTGTCCTAACTCTCGTACTAACCCCGACGATGCTTGCGATTCGAGCACCAGTTAAATTTTATGCGTTTAAAATCACCTACAAAGCAGCTGCTTCTCCTGCCGTATTCATAATCTGGTTATGCAATAAGATTTCTCAAAAATCTTGGATAACCGGAACAATACGAATTCTTCCCAGAGTATGGAGAGACACATGTCAGCGAACAATATTAGTCGCCTACGATTTCCTATGGGATAAAGAAGATTTTGAGTACCTTCAAGAGCATAGACTCGGCAACTTCCCACTTACCATTCTCAGAAGGATTCTGAACGTCACATTATTCCTTAGCGGAGTTGGAGCAGGATATTTCTTATACAGCATGTTACGCCTAAGAAGCATTAGAGCAGCGATGCTCACCACAGATAATTTTCAGCATAGAGTAATCAACCGTCTCCCTCTTCAATGGATATCGAACTCCCTCGCTTGGATAGAAATCAAGTTCTGGGAGGATCGGACACAAAGTGAATTTCTTCGAATAAGCGAGGAGCATACAGCTACTGAAGCCAATAAAGAGACTTCGAAGAAGCGTACGCTAAAGATTTTCCGATTACTCCGCAACTAG
- a CDS encoding Ppx/GppA phosphatase family protein, which yields MKSVGVIDVGSNTIKLLIAKPGKTLPAEKVTFVVEETRIGEGMTGHPPVIDKEAIARGSAAIARLVKAAADCDSLCIVATSAVRDASNKQEFVNAVEKACGHELRILSGDEEAAFIGEALKCDPALSHLDSFSLLDLGGGSLECIQFLNGRLRDAQSLQLGSVRLASMLIANREVPLDSSNRAKITNYVKECWLASKFPANSSPSEVAVLTGGAAKHLAEALSGKKLDGGLHFKEFRKIAHHICDLPLNERVKKYGIPASRADIFPTAMATLEASLKHLGCERLYFTEFNLRFGVAAKLLHS from the coding sequence ATGAAATCAGTCGGCGTCATCGACGTAGGTTCCAACACGATCAAACTGCTGATCGCAAAACCGGGCAAGACCCTGCCCGCCGAAAAAGTTACCTTCGTGGTCGAAGAAACGCGTATTGGCGAAGGCATGACAGGACACCCTCCTGTTATTGACAAAGAAGCGATTGCTCGTGGCTCAGCCGCCATCGCCCGCCTCGTCAAAGCCGCAGCCGACTGCGACTCCCTTTGCATCGTCGCCACCTCCGCGGTACGGGACGCCTCCAACAAGCAGGAATTCGTGAACGCCGTGGAGAAAGCCTGCGGCCACGAGCTGCGTATCCTTTCCGGCGACGAGGAAGCCGCTTTCATCGGCGAGGCCCTCAAGTGCGACCCCGCACTATCGCACCTCGATTCCTTTTCACTTCTGGACCTCGGAGGAGGAAGCCTCGAGTGTATCCAGTTTCTGAACGGGAGACTGAGGGACGCCCAAAGCCTGCAACTCGGGTCCGTGAGACTCGCTTCCATGCTGATCGCCAACCGCGAGGTCCCCTTGGACTCCAGCAATCGCGCCAAGATCACCAACTACGTTAAAGAATGCTGGCTCGCGTCCAAATTTCCCGCGAACTCCAGTCCTTCCGAGGTTGCGGTGCTCACCGGAGGAGCAGCCAAGCACCTCGCGGAAGCCTTAAGCGGAAAAAAGCTGGATGGAGGACTCCACTTCAAGGAGTTCCGCAAGATCGCCCATCACATTTGCGACCTGCCCCTCAACGAACGGGTCAAGAAATACGGAATTCCCGCCAGCCGAGCCGACATTTTTCCAACTGCGATGGCCACCCTGGAGGCGTCTCTCAAACACCTCGGTTGCGAACGCCTCTACTTCACTGAATTCAACCTCCGCTTCGGAGTCGCCGCCAAACTGCTGCACTCGTGA
- a CDS encoding M16 family metallopeptidase, with protein sequence MIDSPNNRSLDAGQAMIAPLMKEPVHRYLLENGLTVLLKPDNASPVCSVQVWVKTGSMHEDRFLGSGISHFVEHMLFKGTDKRPGKEIARLVHESGGYINAYTTFDRTVYYIDMPAENAEVALDVLGDSVFASTFPAEEVDKEREVINREIAMGEDDPDSKVMHSLFETAFNKHTYRYPIIGYKDVFNKISRNDLLDYYQERYVPNNAVLVVSGDFQVADMRAAVEKHFAAYQRRSLAPVYLPEEPLQLSERRSDLYEDVQISRVAMGFQVPGLTHADTPALDALALALGSGDSALLYQRLREEKQLVHHVDVSNWTPGNVGVFYVSMVCDPDKLEAALEEMRSYLESLQEEDFPQKIVEKVRRQLLVTEINTRKTASGQASRLGTAEVVVGDIGYAKNYLNRISQVTSSDLKRVLDSWIRWERLTTVTLNPKEELGKVTTLEGQEKASLDFEESVLPNGCKVLLRENKRLPNLHIRVALQAGALYEPAGKQGLTALLSTMMTKDTEKRSALEVAEAIEGVGGSFYEFSGNNSLGFAMEVLPSDLDLALDLLEEALLRPRFDEDVFAIEKDSHIAGIKEHLDDIVTSGRRALRKKFFGAHPFGVSGSGDLDTVESITLEDVKSFWKQVVVGGNVTIGVSGHFDATELKAKLEALLEKLLPAALPKREVEFAKPAEPGVHREFMDRQQAIVFHAYPGPGLKADDYFVSEVADELFSGMSSELFDRVREKLSLAYFVRSSRIVGLDTSMFYFYAGTSPERFEEVIVELDRETRRVMDGVAEDELARCKKRLKAAKRMSMQTNSSCASQAVLNATYGLPANEWRIYDEKIDAVSVDSLREFAKNYFAAENRVELVIGPKR encoded by the coding sequence ATGATTGATTCTCCTAATAATCGCTCGCTGGACGCGGGACAGGCTATGATCGCTCCTCTGATGAAGGAGCCGGTTCACCGCTACCTCTTGGAAAACGGGCTCACGGTTTTGCTGAAGCCCGACAACGCTTCGCCAGTCTGCTCGGTGCAGGTTTGGGTGAAGACCGGCAGCATGCACGAGGATCGTTTTCTTGGTTCCGGCATTTCCCACTTTGTCGAGCACATGCTCTTCAAGGGAACGGATAAGCGTCCGGGCAAGGAAATCGCCCGCCTCGTGCACGAGTCCGGCGGGTATATCAACGCTTACACCACCTTCGACCGTACCGTCTACTACATCGACATGCCGGCCGAGAATGCGGAGGTCGCTCTCGACGTTTTGGGCGATTCGGTCTTCGCCTCGACATTTCCTGCGGAGGAGGTCGACAAGGAACGCGAAGTGATCAATCGGGAAATAGCCATGGGCGAGGACGACCCCGACAGCAAGGTCATGCATTCGCTCTTCGAGACTGCGTTCAACAAGCACACCTACCGCTATCCAATTATTGGATACAAGGACGTGTTTAACAAAATCTCGCGCAATGACCTCCTTGACTACTATCAGGAACGCTACGTGCCCAACAATGCGGTGCTGGTGGTATCCGGCGATTTCCAGGTCGCGGACATGCGAGCTGCGGTGGAAAAGCACTTTGCCGCCTACCAGCGTCGCTCCTTGGCGCCGGTCTATTTGCCGGAAGAGCCGCTCCAGCTTTCGGAACGTCGCTCGGACCTCTACGAAGACGTGCAAATCTCAAGGGTCGCGATGGGCTTTCAAGTCCCGGGTTTGACGCATGCGGACACGCCGGCTCTCGATGCCTTAGCTCTCGCGTTGGGAAGCGGGGACAGCGCTCTGCTGTACCAGCGCTTGCGCGAAGAAAAGCAATTGGTCCACCATGTCGATGTGTCGAATTGGACCCCTGGAAATGTGGGCGTGTTTTATGTTTCCATGGTTTGCGACCCGGACAAGCTAGAAGCTGCCTTAGAGGAGATGCGCAGCTATCTGGAGTCGCTTCAGGAGGAGGATTTTCCTCAAAAGATCGTGGAGAAGGTGCGGCGCCAGCTGCTGGTGACGGAGATCAATACTCGAAAGACGGCTTCCGGACAAGCTTCTCGGCTGGGCACGGCTGAAGTCGTAGTGGGAGATATCGGCTACGCGAAAAACTATTTGAACCGGATCTCTCAGGTGACGAGTTCCGATCTGAAACGTGTGCTTGATTCGTGGATACGTTGGGAACGATTGACGACGGTGACACTCAATCCCAAGGAGGAACTCGGAAAAGTAACGACCTTGGAGGGGCAAGAAAAAGCGTCTTTGGACTTCGAGGAATCGGTCTTGCCCAATGGCTGCAAGGTTTTGCTGCGCGAAAACAAGCGCCTTCCAAATTTGCACATCCGTGTGGCTTTGCAGGCCGGAGCTCTTTACGAGCCAGCTGGCAAGCAAGGCCTGACGGCTTTGTTGTCGACGATGATGACCAAGGACACGGAAAAGCGCAGCGCTTTGGAAGTCGCCGAGGCGATCGAAGGCGTGGGAGGAAGTTTCTACGAGTTCTCCGGGAACAATAGTCTAGGTTTTGCGATGGAAGTGTTGCCTTCCGATCTGGACCTAGCGCTTGACCTTTTGGAGGAAGCCTTGTTGCGCCCCCGTTTTGACGAGGATGTCTTTGCGATTGAGAAGGACTCGCACATTGCAGGCATCAAGGAGCACCTCGACGACATCGTCACGTCTGGTCGTCGTGCCCTGCGCAAGAAATTCTTTGGGGCCCATCCGTTTGGAGTTAGCGGTAGTGGTGATCTGGATACAGTTGAGTCCATCACTTTGGAAGACGTGAAGTCATTCTGGAAGCAGGTCGTGGTAGGCGGAAACGTGACGATAGGCGTTTCTGGGCACTTCGATGCGACAGAGCTGAAGGCGAAGCTAGAGGCGTTGCTCGAGAAGCTGCTTCCTGCAGCGCTGCCAAAGCGGGAGGTCGAATTCGCAAAACCTGCAGAGCCGGGCGTGCATCGCGAGTTCATGGACCGCCAGCAAGCTATCGTTTTCCATGCTTACCCCGGTCCAGGACTGAAGGCGGACGACTATTTCGTGTCCGAGGTTGCGGATGAGCTGTTTTCGGGGATGTCGAGCGAGTTGTTCGATCGTGTTCGAGAGAAGCTTAGCTTGGCCTACTTTGTTCGCTCTTCGCGTATCGTTGGGTTGGATACGTCGATGTTCTATTTTTATGCTGGTACATCGCCAGAGCGATTTGAGGAAGTAATTGTCGAACTGGATCGCGAAACCCGTCGCGTGATGGACGGTGTTGCGGAGGACGAGTTGGCTCGTTGCAAGAAGCGGCTCAAGGCGGCCAAGCGAATGAGCATGCAAACCAACTCCAGCTGCGCGAGCCAAGCTGTACTGAATGCGACCTACGGCCTTCCTGCCAACGAGTGGCGAATCTATGACGAGAAGATAGATGCGGTATCCGTAGATTCGCTACGCGAGTTCGCGAAAAACTATTTCGCCGCGGAGAATCGCGTGGAGCTCGTGATCGGGCCCAAGCGTTAA
- a CDS encoding tetratricopeptide repeat protein, whose protein sequence is MAEKVSSAVEEKLLQASALQAYGLARTDEERISALAVLEPLAEKGDLNAILVVAGHYSLYPTSEADLRKSFELYLRGAESEDPTCLLLVGVKYGAGEGVEEDREKAFAFLDRAIEAGSAEAYKAKAHLLLKPETFEEAKALLWRACELGVVDAHAYLGDIFYYGEFCEADPVLALAHFEKAMEGGDAYSAVMVGDCYLQGLGGGKDSSKAYSAFIRAKELGDARAWNRLGRMYLFGEGVSFDIELSVAHFRKGIEVGDRESMIWLGVAYSVPGADFEDTEECFLWTYVAGEMGVETARSHNQDLAAYLSSKAREELKAKAAPIIAQLKEGAP, encoded by the coding sequence GTGGCTGAGAAGGTCTCCTCTGCTGTCGAAGAAAAGTTGCTTCAAGCGTCAGCTCTGCAAGCGTACGGATTGGCGCGAACGGACGAGGAGCGGATCTCTGCGTTGGCCGTTTTGGAACCTCTGGCTGAAAAAGGAGACCTTAACGCTATCCTTGTGGTGGCGGGGCATTATTCCCTTTACCCGACTAGCGAAGCGGATCTTCGCAAGTCGTTCGAGCTCTACCTTCGAGGCGCGGAGTCCGAGGATCCGACCTGCCTGCTTTTGGTGGGCGTAAAGTACGGAGCGGGCGAGGGAGTGGAGGAGGACCGGGAAAAAGCCTTCGCTTTTTTAGATCGCGCCATCGAGGCGGGTTCTGCAGAGGCCTACAAGGCCAAGGCGCATTTGTTGTTGAAGCCTGAAACTTTTGAGGAGGCGAAAGCTCTTTTGTGGAGAGCCTGCGAATTGGGGGTGGTTGATGCCCACGCGTACCTCGGGGACATCTTCTACTACGGCGAGTTTTGTGAGGCTGATCCTGTATTGGCTCTCGCTCACTTCGAAAAAGCGATGGAGGGCGGAGATGCTTATTCGGCGGTGATGGTAGGCGACTGTTATTTGCAAGGATTGGGTGGGGGCAAGGACAGCTCCAAGGCTTATTCCGCATTCATCCGGGCCAAGGAGTTGGGAGATGCGAGGGCCTGGAACCGTCTCGGGCGAATGTACCTGTTTGGGGAGGGGGTGAGTTTCGACATTGAGTTGTCGGTTGCCCATTTCAGGAAAGGAATCGAAGTAGGGGATCGGGAGAGTATGATTTGGCTAGGTGTGGCCTATTCTGTACCCGGAGCCGACTTTGAGGATACCGAAGAGTGTTTTCTCTGGACCTATGTCGCGGGAGAAATGGGAGTCGAGACGGCGCGCAGCCACAACCAAGATTTGGCTGCTTATCTGAGTTCCAAGGCTCGAGAGGAGCTTAAAGCCAAGGCTGCCCCGATAATCGCTCAGCTCAAGGAGGGCGCTCCTTGA
- a CDS encoding Minf_1886 family protein — protein MKEHDFTEVVSLIVKEDPRYAKNGYLFLQKALNFTIDRERKRQGKVVTKAAKRHVSGQELLDGIREYALDQYGPMTYYILTSWGITRCEDFGEMVFNLIEYGVFSKNENDAREDFAATYTFEEAFEKPFKPKKRFLKRPSYRSIDSL, from the coding sequence ATGAAAGAGCACGATTTTACGGAAGTTGTTAGCCTCATCGTCAAAGAGGATCCGCGCTATGCGAAGAACGGTTACCTCTTTCTGCAGAAGGCCTTGAACTTCACCATAGACCGGGAGCGCAAGCGTCAGGGCAAGGTAGTTACCAAGGCGGCCAAGCGGCACGTTTCGGGCCAGGAGCTCTTGGATGGGATTCGCGAGTATGCGCTAGACCAATACGGACCGATGACCTACTACATTCTAACATCCTGGGGGATAACGAGATGTGAGGATTTTGGCGAGATGGTTTTTAACCTGATCGAATACGGCGTCTTCAGCAAAAACGAGAACGACGCCCGGGAAGACTTCGCCGCCACCTATACTTTCGAAGAGGCATTCGAAAAGCCCTTCAAACCGAAGAAACGTTTCCTCAAGCGTCCCAGCTACCGCTCGATCGATTCGCTCTAA